In Lacinutrix sp. Bg11-31, the DNA window TGTGTTTTCTGTGCTTTTTGCGCCCATTTTTGGATGGATTGTATCGCGTTACGAAACCTATAAAAACTTTAAAAACTGGTCGTGGTTATTCTTTTGGTCTTTCGTAACACATCCAATTTTAGATGCACATACTACTTGGGGAACGCAATTGTTTTGGCCTTTTGATATACGATTAGCTTTTAAAAACATATTTGTAATTGACCCATTATATACTGTACCTTTTTTAGTGTTTTTAATTTTGGCGATGCGACAAAAACGTACTGCTGAAAAACGTCGTTTTTATAATAAAATGGGATTAATAATAAGCACATCTTATTTGCTACTAACATTAGTTTTAAAATGGATTGCTTATACTAAATTTGAATCTGTTTTAGCAGCACAAAACATAGCATATCTAGAATTAGATACAAGACCTTCTCCTTTAAACACAGTGCTTTGGAGTGCAAATGTGCAAACAGAAGATGCTTATTTACTTGGGGATTATTCGTTTTTTGATACACAATCAATCACTTTTGAAAGCTATCCAAAAAACCATAAGTTATTAGGTAGTTTTATTGAAGATGAAAGCGTAAAACGTATGATTGCTATTACGGAAGGTTGGTACACAATTAATAAAAAGGATGATACGCTTTATTTTAACGATTTACGATTTGGCCTTTTAAGTTTAGCTCCTAAATCTGAAAATTTTGTTTTTAAATACAGGCTAGATATTGATAGTTCTTGTAAAGTTACATTTATTGAAGAGCCTAAAGATAATAGTGATGGTAAAAAATTGCTAACCGAATTATGGCAACGTGTAAAAGGAAACTAGTTCTTTTTTATACAAAAGAAACAGGTTCTTATAAGTATTTATAAGAACCTGTTTACGAACTAATTAACTAACCAAAAAAACTGATAACCACATCAGTTTACTTTTCTCGTGCCTCCATGTCCTCCAGCAACAACAAGCATTATTTTTATACTTAAATAAATAAACTTGAAAAATTGAATAACAGGATTCATCATTTTAAATCTTTGATATTTTGATATTCTTTGTGTCATTTTACTAATTGTTAAATTTTATAAAGTTTTCATGAGATCCAGAACATCTCTTTGGTCTTTCTGAGAAGCGATTTACACCAATTAAAAAACTTGGGTACTCTGCTTATTCAGGAATTAACCACCAAAATGGGCGCATTTTTGCTTTGTAAATAAAAGCATAATGCAAAGCCAATTTTAACCAATGACCTGCTAAACCTATTTCCCCAAAAGTTTTCCCTAATTGTCTCCCTTGCGTTTTTGGATATTTTTCATAATCTGGCACAATTGGATACGTTGTAATACTTACACCACTTCCTTTTGTCATTCCGTAACCTGCAGAAGCAATACAAGCAGCTCCCATATTACCCATAGATCCTTTATGGTTTAAAGATTTTTTTCCACTTTTAATAGAATCTATAATATTATCTGCTACCAACTTGGCAGTAATACCAGAAGGCATTCCTGTTCGTGGTGGTGCAGGCGAAATTGCCGTTCCGTTTTTACTTACTCTTGGTTTAGAAATAGCATGTGGTGGTGCAAATGCAATTCCTGGTGCAAATATGTTTTTATAACTAGGGTTTTGATACGTTTCTGGCCAATCCTTTACAGACCATTCTTCATATGGTTTTGGTGTATAATCTGCATCAACAATCATAAATCCTTTAAAGAGTTTTTTTGTGATGTTATTTTCATTTTTATCATAAGCTTTAAAACCATGACCTGAAAATGATGGGATTAGCATTGCGAAATCATAGGTTTCGGCTTTATGTTCGCCTTCTAGATTTTCGTAATATGCAATACCATCTATAACTTTATTAACTCCTGCACCAAGTACCCATTTAATGTCTCTGTCTTCAAAAATCATTTCGACCATTTCATGAGATTTCATCGTCATACTTCCATAGCTTAGCAGCATACCATCCATTCCAAAATCTCCTAACTTATATTCGTTAGAAATCCACGTCACTTCTGCCATATCGCGCACATTATGTCTGCGTAATTCTTGTTCTACATTTAATATATACTCAAAAGCTGCACCTTGACAGGTAGATTTTGCATGTCCTGTACCTATTAAAATTTTTATTTTTTTACCAGATTTCATTTGCTGGATGACTTCATTTAAGCCTTCCCAAGCATGATCTGCATGTGTGTACGTACAAACAGAATAGGTTTTATTTTTACCAGGAATCAACCCTTCAGTTGCTTCAAAATTTAGTTTTGGACCTGTAGCATTAATTAAATAATCGTAAGTCACTTTTTCTTGTTGACCTTTATTATTTCCTGTGACATATTCTGCTAAAACATAAGGTTTTTCTTCCTTTTTATCGCCTTCCGGAAAAAATGAAATTGCTTTTGCTTGTTTATATCCAATGCCTTTCTTTTTATACAAAGGAGCTAATGGAAATAAGATTTTTTCAGATTTCATTCTGCCAATTCCTACCCAAATATTGGAAGGAATCCATTGGTAGTTACTGTTAGGAGATACCACAACAACTTCATGGTCTTTAGATAGTTTTCTGCGAAGATGCGCTGCTGCAACATGACCAGAAATACCTGCTCCTAAAATGACGATTTTAGACATTTTTTTTATGATTTAATATTGTGAATTTAGTTTAAAAGTGAAGGCTACCAAATGATATTTATCATATTGATTGTCTGCAGAATAGAACACCTCAATTCCTATTGTAAAGATTGTCTTTTTATACCAATCACACAGTAACTTTTGTTACATAGCATTATGTTAATTAATAAAAAAAGAGGATGTAAAATTTTACAACCTCTTTTTATTAAAAACCAATTAAAAACTAGATTAGTTAAATTATAATTTTAATACTTTTTTTTCGATAATATTTGTATTGTTTTTAAATATTAAAAGATAGTCTCCAGATGCTACTTTTGATAAATCTATCTGGCTTGTTTGTAACCCTATAGATTTTGTTAATATTATTGATTTAATCTTTTTACCTAACATATCATATAAATCCAATGTGCTTTTTTCAATATTTGGAATAAAAACGTCAACATAAAAAATACCATTAGATGGATTTGGATATACTTTTAAATTATAGATATTACTAGGGTTAAGTGTTACTTCATCTACACTTAGTGATGTCTTATTAATAAATACTTTAAAGGCTAAATTACTAGCACTACTTTGAGTCCCATCATTAATAAAGAAAATATTTTCTTGAGTACTTTCAATACCTCCAAAAATATAGCCTACAAGTGTAATGCCTTCTTGTAAATTATTAATGTCTAAAATTTCATTTGTTAAATAATTTGAACTATTATTTAATGGAATAAACTCTGCTCCTGTACCTAATAGAGTTGGCATTTCTATACCTAAACTACTTTCTGACATTGTTCCGTCGCTAAACCTTGATACTTTACTTATTGTTTTTACAAATGGTACATTATCATCTTGTATAAGATTATTATTTGTATCTAATTTGTATTGACTCATACCTCCAAAAAATAAAGTATGCATTATATTATTTGAAGTATCATAAATTGGAATCTTTGCACTATGATATTGGCTTAAATATTGATTAAATGTATTATTAACAGTAAACCCAGAAGCAGTAACATCTACAGTGTTTAACCAAGGTAAATTTGCTGTATGCTGAAAAACACCACTAAACATAGTAAACCCTTCTGTTCCATTAGGAAATATTTGAGGTGACATATTATAATCTCTTCGATGTAAATTATTAGTATCGTTTTGAGCAGAATAATTTATTATAGAAAGATTTGTGCCATCATCATTGATTTCAAAAGTTCTAATTTCATCTGTGTAGTTCTGAATAAACCCAGGGCCATTACCTGGTCCCGTTGGATTGTACCTTCCTTCAAAATATTGTCCACCACATAAATAAAAAACATTATTCAGTATGCCTAATTGTCCTCCAGTAACGGCAAGATTGGTGTTTGATATTTGTCTAAAGAATGAAATAATACTTGTGCTATTTATAACTGCATTTGCTAATCCGTCTACATCAATAGCTGTTAGCTTATTATAAGTAATATGATCGTTTTGTGTAGTGCTAAACCCATAGCCTCCTATCACATATAGTGTGTTTCCTCTTTGAACAAATTCTTGATTAGTGGATTGTAACTGTTCAAACATTGATGCTTGTAAAGTACTTATTGTTGTGCTCCAAGTTTGATTTGTCACAGGATCTATTACGTAAACATTTTTGTTGTTATCATTTTCTTGAAAAGCAGCAAAAGGTTGCCTTTGGTGTAAACCCTCAGTTCTTCCTCCAATAATTATCCATTTTCCATCACTAGTTTGTCCCCAAGAAAAAGAATGGACATTTGGTGCATTTGGAATAGTTAATGGCTCAATTTGAACTATAAATTGGTCTTGTGCAATACTTTCGTTGGTTAAAACCAAACAGAACAATAATATAATAAAGTTAATTTTTCTCATCATTTAATTAATTTTTATAAACATATACCTTGAAAATTTTACTACTAGCTTTACTTTGACTTCCATTATTATTAAAGAAAATATTTTCTTTAATACTCTCAATTCCGCCATAAATATAACCAACTAGGTTATTTCCTTTTTTCAACTTATTGAAATTTAAAATACCGTTTTCTAAATACATGTTTTGATTTTCTGAAGGAATAAATTCTGCTCCAGATCCTAAAAAACCAGGCATTTTTATACCTAAATCTTTTTCTAACATTGTGCCATTTTTAGATCTTATCACCATACTAATCGTTTTAACAAAAGGTACATCATCATCTTTAATTAGTTCTTTATTTTCATTAAATTGAAATTGACTCATACCGCCAAAAAAGATTGTGTACATATTATTTTTTTCAGAATCAAACATAGGAACTTTAGCGCTATGATACTGACTTAGAAGTTGATTAAAATCATTATTCACCTTATACCCACTTTCTTTTACATCTACCGAGTTTAACCAAGGTATGTTTGCATCGTATTGGAATACTCCGCTAAACATTGTGAATCCTTTTGTGCTATCTGGAAAGATTTGAGGCACCATATTAAAATCTCTTCTATGTAAGTTTTGTTCATCTTTATTTGCAGAATAATTATCTATAGATAGATTTGTGCCATCATCTAAAATTTCAAACTTTCTAATTTCATTTGTATACTCTTGAGTAAATCCTGGTCCGTGATTTGGACCCATTGGATTATATCTTCCTTCAAAATATTGACCTCCACACAAATAAAACTGATTATTTAAGTATCCTAATTGCCCACCTGTTACAGCTAAATTATCATCGCTTATTTGCCTAAAAAAAGAAGTAATACTCGTTTTATTTATAATAGCATTTGCTAAACCATCAATATCTATTGCTGTTAAATTATTGTACGTAATATGATCTTGCGCAGTATCGCTATAACCGTAACCTCCAATAACATACAATGTATTCTCTCTTTGATAAAATTCTTGGTTTGTAGCTTGTAATTGCTCAAAAATTGAAGAAGGTAAAACACTTAAATCTACACTCCAAGTTTTATTGTTTTCTGGATCTATTAAGAATACATTTTTGTTGTTCTCTTTTTGTCTAAAAGCTTCAAAAGGTCTCATTTTATGCAGACCTTCTATTCTGCCTCCCAGTATTAACCATTTCTCATCACTTGTTTTCCCCATAGAATAAGAGTGTATTCCTGGAGCATCAGTAATTGTGAACGGTTCAATTTTGACTAAAAATTGCTCTTGTGCTGAATTACAACTTATTATAAATAATGCGATAAAAAAAGATAAGTATGTGTTTAATTTCATTGAATATTTTTAGTTAAAAAACAAATTTAGAACTAATAAAAATTGAATAGTGTATCAAAAGTTACACTACGCTAATTTGTCTTCTTATAAATCCAAACAGCTAAACCATTCATTATTAAAGTATAAAGTGATGTTTTTAATACGTGTGGAAGAATATCCATAAAACTAGAGTTTTTTTTAGTCGATTTCTGTTAAGTATTTTGTTGTGTTAAATAGCACAATTTTTTAACTTCCTCTAAAACACGATGAATTCTTTTTTCTGAAATTCCAATATTTTTCATTTTATTGGAAGCATTAAGTAGCTCTTTAACCAAAACAACATCTTTTTCTATAAGTTGGTGTTTTTCTCTTTTAGTTAATGTTGTTAAAGTAGTAACTGGATATAAAGCCATAGAATCAATATTTGCTTTTAATCCGTGATTTTTGGGGTAATCCCAACTTAATAAAGTTAATCCAACACATTTTGCATAGTTTATAGCATCTTCACTAAACCTAGTATTGGTAACCAACCAACCTTGTTTTAAATGTGTTTCATTTTTTGAATTGTTATTCCATTGTTCTTGAATATCTAAAAATCTAGAATTAATATATAATGGCACTCGCACATTGCTAGATCCTTTAGCATCCGAATGAAACTTACATTCAATAGCATATACGTTACCATTTTTTTCTGCTAGTACATCTATTTCGTGGGTTACACAGGCACCATCTAATATAATACTTACTTTGGTTTTGTATCCTTTTTCTTTTAATAATGCTCCAACCAATCGTTCAAATGGAAATCCAGTAGGTCCTAAATCGAAAAGAGCACGTTTTAAACTATAGCGAGAAGCACAAACCTTATTATAATTTTTTAATAAGGCAAATGCTTTTTTATATATTTTGTTTGATGACATACCATCATAAATAACGGGTTGAATGTCATCTATTATTGTTTCTACAACATCTTTGGAGGCTCCTGTAAACTGAAGAGAATTTTTTAATTTTTCGAAAGAAAAAAGTTCCATTTCATCATTACCTTTTTTAATATAAATTTGCTTTTCCATACTCTTTTATTGTTAAAATCTTAATACCTCTGTCATTATTCCAAATCGAATAATAGATAATTGATGATTAAAATAAACATTATAATAGTCCATTCCATGGTATAATTGAATGAACAACCCTATATCTTCCAAAAATTTTGGATGATAATAAACAATTAAACTAGCATTCAGTCTGTTTATATTAAAGGCATTATTGTTATTAAAATTGTCCAGCATCCAAGTGGTTTCAGCTTTTAGAGAGAAGTTTGCTCTTTGCTCTTTACTTTTAATAATACTACCTTTTATGGGGAATTTATATGCTAAAAAAGTATTATGCCATCGAAGTCCGCTATATTGACCTTGAAGTTCTTCTAGCATCCAAGGTTTTGGGTGAACTTCAATAGCGCTCTTAATAAATTTGAAGGCATTAAGTTTGTTACTATAGGATGACTTTAAAAAACCTAATTCAACATAATTTGTTGCAAAATTTCCTGATTGTAAGTTAATATCTCCATTTTCGTCATAAAAATTACCGTCTTGACCATTAGAATGATGGGCAATTTTACCAAATAAAGTTAGCTTATTAACAGACTCTTTATGTCCAGTTAAAAAATAAAAGGCTATTTGAGGAATATAACTTGGCGTTTTTACAGGAAAAGAATACTCATCGTACATTCTAATAACAATTTGACCAGTAAGTACTGCCATTAATCTTGAATCTTTACGTTCTCGAATTATAAAGTTAGGACTTACATTTGCTTCAAATATTAATGGCTCTAAATTTCCAATATCAAAAGGAAAAGTAATATAACTTTCTCCTTGATTTACTTGAGCAATTTTTTCTAAATTGATTTGAGGCAACAACAAATCTCTTACCTGCGAATAAGAAAAAATCAAATTGCTAGTTAAAAAGAAAAGAGTTATAATTTTTTTAATTTTCAAATCACTTCTATTTATTGTTTATTATCAATACGTTCTCCTAACCACCATTTTGGTTTGTCTTGTTTTGTAACTAAACCGAATTTTTTAATGGAATATGTTTCTATATGCGTCATTAAATCTTCTACAGAATCGGTTACAAATAGTAGTTTCATGTCTTTTGCACTGATGCTTTCGTTTTCAGCCATTAAATGAATATGTTCACATAATTCTTTATGATATTCAGAATCAAAAATCACAACTGGAAAATCTTGGATTACTTTGGTTTGAATTAAAGTTAATGCTTCAAACAGCTCATCTAAAGTCCCAATACCACCAGGCATGACCACAAAAGCATATGAGTATTTTACAAGAATTACTTTTCTTAAAAAGAAGTATGGAATATCAATCCATTTATGTAGATACGGATTTGGCTTTTGTTCAAAAGGTAAAATAATATTGCATCCAACCGAGTTTCCACCAGCTTCAAAAGCGCCTTTATTGGCGGCTTCCATAATTCCTGGACCACCACCTGTCATTACTGTAAAACCTTTTTTTGCTAAAGCAGCACCAATTTTTTCAGCATTTTTATAATGCTCGGAATCTTTTATAAAACGTGCAGAACCAAATACTGTAACACAAGGTCCAATAAAATGCATTTTTCTGAAGGCTTTAATGAAATTAAAAAACACTTTAAATGCAAAGGATAATTCTTTAAATCGAGATAAAGGGCCTCTTACAAATAAAGATTCGTCTTTAGATAATTTGATGTTTTCCTCTGTTTTCATACCTCATATTTTAAGTCGTTTTCTTGTAACTCCAAACTGCCAATCCATTCATAATAATGGCATAAAGAAGT includes these proteins:
- a CDS encoding metal-dependent hydrolase, which codes for MDSLTQIVLGAAVGEAVLGKKIGNKAVLYGAIAGTIPDFDVFASYFTDTVSALAIHRGFTHSIVFSVLFAPIFGWIVSRYETYKNFKNWSWLFFWSFVTHPILDAHTTWGTQLFWPFDIRLAFKNIFVIDPLYTVPFLVFLILAMRQKRTAEKRRFYNKMGLIISTSYLLLTLVLKWIAYTKFESVLAAQNIAYLELDTRPSPLNTVLWSANVQTEDAYLLGDYSFFDTQSITFESYPKNHKLLGSFIEDESVKRMIAITEGWYTINKKDDTLYFNDLRFGLLSLAPKSENFVFKYRLDIDSSCKVTFIEEPKDNSDGKKLLTELWQRVKGN
- a CDS encoding NAD(P)/FAD-dependent oxidoreductase translates to MSKIVILGAGISGHVAAAHLRRKLSKDHEVVVVSPNSNYQWIPSNIWVGIGRMKSEKILFPLAPLYKKKGIGYKQAKAISFFPEGDKKEEKPYVLAEYVTGNNKGQQEKVTYDYLINATGPKLNFEATEGLIPGKNKTYSVCTYTHADHAWEGLNEVIQQMKSGKKIKILIGTGHAKSTCQGAAFEYILNVEQELRRHNVRDMAEVTWISNEYKLGDFGMDGMLLSYGSMTMKSHEMVEMIFEDRDIKWVLGAGVNKVIDGIAYYENLEGEHKAETYDFAMLIPSFSGHGFKAYDKNENNITKKLFKGFMIVDADYTPKPYEEWSVKDWPETYQNPSYKNIFAPGIAFAPPHAISKPRVSKNGTAISPAPPRTGMPSGITAKLVADNIIDSIKSGKKSLNHKGSMGNMGAACIASAGYGMTKGSGVSITTYPIVPDYEKYPKTQGRQLGKTFGEIGLAGHWLKLALHYAFIYKAKMRPFWWLIPE
- a CDS encoding T9SS type A sorting domain-containing protein, translated to MMRKINFIILLFCLVLTNESIAQDQFIVQIEPLTIPNAPNVHSFSWGQTSDGKWIIIGGRTEGLHQRQPFAAFQENDNNKNVYVIDPVTNQTWSTTISTLQASMFEQLQSTNQEFVQRGNTLYVIGGYGFSTTQNDHITYNKLTAIDVDGLANAVINSTSIISFFRQISNTNLAVTGGQLGILNNVFYLCGGQYFEGRYNPTGPGNGPGFIQNYTDEIRTFEINDDGTNLSIINYSAQNDTNNLHRRDYNMSPQIFPNGTEGFTMFSGVFQHTANLPWLNTVDVTASGFTVNNTFNQYLSQYHSAKIPIYDTSNNIMHTLFFGGMSQYKLDTNNNLIQDDNVPFVKTISKVSRFSDGTMSESSLGIEMPTLLGTGAEFIPLNNSSNYLTNEILDINNLQEGITLVGYIFGGIESTQENIFFINDGTQSSASNLAFKVFINKTSLSVDEVTLNPSNIYNLKVYPNPSNGIFYVDVFIPNIEKSTLDLYDMLGKKIKSIILTKSIGLQTSQIDLSKVASGDYLLIFKNNTNIIEKKVLKL
- a CDS encoding T9SS C-terminal target domain-containing protein; the encoded protein is MKLNTYLSFFIALFIISCNSAQEQFLVKIEPFTITDAPGIHSYSMGKTSDEKWLILGGRIEGLHKMRPFEAFRQKENNKNVFLIDPENNKTWSVDLSVLPSSIFEQLQATNQEFYQRENTLYVIGGYGYSDTAQDHITYNNLTAIDIDGLANAIINKTSITSFFRQISDDNLAVTGGQLGYLNNQFYLCGGQYFEGRYNPMGPNHGPGFTQEYTNEIRKFEILDDGTNLSIDNYSANKDEQNLHRRDFNMVPQIFPDSTKGFTMFSGVFQYDANIPWLNSVDVKESGYKVNNDFNQLLSQYHSAKVPMFDSEKNNMYTIFFGGMSQFQFNENKELIKDDDVPFVKTISMVIRSKNGTMLEKDLGIKMPGFLGSGAEFIPSENQNMYLENGILNFNKLKKGNNLVGYIYGGIESIKENIFFNNNGSQSKASSKIFKVYVYKN
- a CDS encoding restriction endonuclease, with translation MEKQIYIKKGNDEMELFSFEKLKNSLQFTGASKDVVETIIDDIQPVIYDGMSSNKIYKKAFALLKNYNKVCASRYSLKRALFDLGPTGFPFERLVGALLKEKGYKTKVSIILDGACVTHEIDVLAEKNGNVYAIECKFHSDAKGSSNVRVPLYINSRFLDIQEQWNNNSKNETHLKQGWLVTNTRFSEDAINYAKCVGLTLLSWDYPKNHGLKANIDSMALYPVTTLTTLTKREKHQLIEKDVVLVKELLNASNKMKNIGISEKRIHRVLEEVKKLCYLTQQNT
- a CDS encoding TIGR00730 family Rossman fold protein — translated: MKTEENIKLSKDESLFVRGPLSRFKELSFAFKVFFNFIKAFRKMHFIGPCVTVFGSARFIKDSEHYKNAEKIGAALAKKGFTVMTGGGPGIMEAANKGAFEAGGNSVGCNIILPFEQKPNPYLHKWIDIPYFFLRKVILVKYSYAFVVMPGGIGTLDELFEALTLIQTKVIQDFPVVIFDSEYHKELCEHIHLMAENESISAKDMKLLFVTDSVEDLMTHIETYSIKKFGLVTKQDKPKWWLGERIDNKQ